The genomic interval TGGTTTAATAGTAGCATTTCATCATAAAATCTTTCATATTCATCTTTAGTAATTAAGTTGTCTTTTATTAAATCTTTAAAGCCTTTAATCATTCCATAGCCATAATTTCCTTTTTCAAATTCTGAATTAGTTAGAACATAGGTAAAAATAGAACCTTTAAAAAGTTTAGTCTTATTAAATTCTCCTAACAATCTTCTTCCCATCCAAGAGTCAACTGAACCCATCCAGTCTTGCTGATTATCAGCATAAGCAGTCACAATTTTCCTAATTAGTTTTTTATCTTTTCCATTTATTATTATTGAATCCCAGTCGAAATGACCAAAAACAACAATACCCTCTTCTTTTAAGACTCGATTAACTTCTTTTAAGAACGATTCTTTTATCTCAATACATTCTAATAAATTCAATGAATATACTAAATCAAAATAATTATCCTTAAATGGTAGTTTTCTTGATACATCAGCAACTAAATAGTGAATATTACTATTATCTTTAGAAACTTCTTTTGCTTTTTCAATAAATCGTTCACTAATATCTATCCCATATAATTCAGATTCTTTGGTTGATATTTTTTTTGCCAAATTTCTTAAGTCTAATCCATCTTTACATCCTAAATCCAACACTGAGTTAACTTTGTCAAAATCAATCAAAGAATAAATAAATTCCCGCATTTCTAAATTATCTTTACCAAATATCATTGATATCCCCTCCTAAAAAATATTAATCTTCTTGACACTTTGTTATTTTTTTAATCTCTTTAATTTCTAATAAAATAATGAACAGTAATGGAACGATTGCTATATCAAAATAATCAAGAAACTCTGTTACACTCGAAGGTGAAATACCAACGGAAAAGTCACTGAACATTTCAGAAAATACAATATAGACAGTAAACCAGATTAGTAAATTTTTAATTATAGATAATATGTTTCGTTTTTCATTCATAACTTAGATTCATCCTAATTATTTTTAATCAGTTTATATAATGGTTGATTTTCTTTATTTTGTAAAATAGGTAGATATCCTTTTTCTAGTACACTGAAATCCCAAATGTTTTCATCATAATAAAGAGTATTAATATACCAATTTTTATCTAATAGCTGTTCCTCATCAATAATACTATCACTAGGGATTTCATAATTTTCAATTGTTTTACCTTCATAAATATACATAACTCCTACTTGACGATAATTTTCTCCATATACATTTCCTAACATGAAACTTAAATGTGATGTTGTATGACTTGAAAGTATTCCAATATATTCGGAAGCATGTATAT from Mycoplasmatota bacterium carries:
- a CDS encoding methyltransferase domain-containing protein, whose protein sequence is MIFGKDNLEMREFIYSLIDFDKVNSVLDLGCKDGLDLRNLAKKISTKESELYGIDISERFIEKAKEVSKDNSNIHYLVADVSRKLPFKDNYFDLVYSLNLLECIEIKESFLKEVNRVLKEEGIVVFGHFDWDSIIINGKDKKLIRKIVTAYADNQQDWMGSVDSWMGRRLLGEFNKTKLFKGSIFTYVLTNSEFEKGNYGYGMIKGFKDLIKDNLITKDEYERFYDEMLLLNQTGEYFFSINMYIYVGRKCFQ